From Hartmannibacter diazotrophicus, a single genomic window includes:
- a CDS encoding cytochrome c1 has translation MKKTFIRLALASVMGLGLAGGALAAEEGEGGTAHYPLKHPEYQDWSFAGVFGKYDQAQLQRGFKVYREVCAACHSLERVAFRTLESHEGPGFTEEQVKQIASEYEVTNADPDENGDMFQRPAKPSDHFPLVFPNDVAAAAAMGGAVPPDLSLIAKARAVERGFPWFVFDMVLPYQEQGPDYIHALLSGYEDPPAGVEVPEGTYYNPHFIAGISLKMPPPLAPDQVEYTDGTPQTVDQYSKDVSAFLMWAAEPHLVARKEMGFRVMIFLAIFAVLLYLTKRRIWADAH, from the coding sequence ATGAAAAAGACGTTCATCCGCCTTGCCCTTGCCTCGGTCATGGGGCTCGGGCTTGCCGGTGGCGCCCTGGCCGCGGAGGAAGGCGAAGGTGGCACAGCCCACTATCCGCTGAAGCATCCGGAGTATCAGGACTGGAGCTTCGCCGGTGTCTTCGGCAAGTACGACCAGGCGCAGTTGCAGCGCGGCTTCAAGGTCTATCGGGAGGTCTGCGCGGCCTGCCACAGTCTTGAACGTGTTGCCTTCCGCACGCTGGAATCGCACGAGGGGCCCGGCTTCACCGAGGAGCAGGTGAAGCAGATCGCTTCCGAGTACGAGGTCACCAACGCCGATCCGGACGAAAACGGCGACATGTTCCAGCGGCCGGCCAAGCCGTCGGACCATTTCCCGCTGGTGTTTCCCAACGACGTGGCGGCCGCCGCGGCCATGGGCGGCGCCGTGCCTCCGGATCTTTCCCTGATCGCCAAGGCGCGCGCGGTGGAACGGGGCTTCCCGTGGTTCGTCTTCGACATGGTTCTGCCGTATCAGGAGCAGGGGCCGGATTATATCCATGCGCTGCTATCCGGCTACGAGGATCCGCCCGCGGGTGTCGAAGTGCCGGAAGGCACCTACTACAATCCGCATTTCATCGCGGGCATTTCGCTGAAGATGCCGCCGCCGCTGGCGCCGGATCAGGTGGAATACACGGACGGCACGCCGCAGACGGTCGACCAGTATTCCAAGGACGTCTCGGCCTTCCTGATGTGGGCAGCCGAGCCGCATCTGGTGGCGCGCAAGGAGATGGGCTTCCGGGTGATGATCTTCCTCGCGATCTTCGCCGTGCTGCTCTATCTGACGAAGCGCCGCATCTGGGCCGACGCCCATTGA
- a CDS encoding cytochrome b — MSGHSTYEPKTGIEKWLEKRLPIISFMHDTGVSYPTPRNLNYFWTFGAILTFMLVAQILTGVVLAMHYTPHVTLAFSSVEGIMRDVNYGWLLRYMHANGASMFFIAVYIHIFRGLYYGSYKEPREVLWILGVVIFLLMMATAFMGYVLPWGQMSFWGATVITNLFSALPIVGEPIVTWLWGGFAVDNPTLNRFFSLHYLLPFMIAGVVVLHIWALHVVGQNNPAGIDIKSDKDTVPFTPYATVKDLFGIVCFCLFFGWFLFYQPNFLGHPDNYNMANPLSTPAHIVPEWYFLPFYAILRAIPDKLFGVIAMFASIAVLVFLPWLDTSKIRSATYRPLYKIFFWIFVADAVCLGYIGSRPPEGGYIIAGQLLTTYYFVHFLVILPLLGFIETPKPLPASIADDVLAKHGGGGGHPAGAAASPETRG; from the coding sequence ATGTCCGGTCATTCGACCTATGAGCCGAAGACGGGGATCGAGAAGTGGCTGGAAAAGCGACTTCCGATCATCAGCTTCATGCACGATACGGGTGTCTCGTATCCGACGCCGCGCAACCTCAACTATTTCTGGACCTTCGGCGCGATCCTGACCTTCATGCTGGTCGCGCAGATCCTGACCGGCGTCGTGCTGGCGATGCACTACACGCCGCATGTCACCCTTGCCTTCTCGTCGGTCGAGGGCATCATGCGCGACGTCAACTACGGCTGGCTGCTGCGCTACATGCATGCCAACGGCGCGTCGATGTTCTTCATCGCGGTCTATATCCATATCTTCCGCGGCCTCTACTACGGTTCCTACAAGGAACCGCGCGAGGTGCTGTGGATCCTCGGCGTCGTGATCTTCCTCCTGATGATGGCGACCGCCTTCATGGGCTACGTGCTTCCCTGGGGCCAGATGAGCTTCTGGGGCGCCACCGTGATCACGAACCTCTTCTCGGCGCTCCCGATCGTCGGCGAGCCGATCGTGACCTGGCTCTGGGGCGGCTTTGCGGTCGACAATCCGACGCTCAACCGCTTCTTCTCGCTGCACTACCTGCTGCCCTTCATGATCGCTGGCGTCGTCGTCCTGCATATCTGGGCGCTGCATGTGGTCGGGCAGAACAACCCGGCGGGCATCGACATCAAGTCGGACAAGGATACGGTGCCGTTCACGCCCTATGCGACGGTGAAGGACCTGTTCGGCATCGTCTGCTTCTGCCTCTTCTTCGGCTGGTTCCTCTTCTATCAGCCGAACTTCCTCGGCCATCCCGACAACTACAACATGGCCAACCCGCTCTCGACGCCGGCCCACATCGTGCCCGAATGGTACTTCCTGCCGTTCTACGCGATCCTTCGGGCCATCCCGGACAAGCTGTTCGGCGTCATCGCGATGTTCGCATCGATCGCGGTGCTGGTGTTCCTGCCCTGGCTCGACACGTCGAAGATCCGCTCGGCCACCTATCGTCCGCTCTACAAGATCTTCTTCTGGATCTTCGTGGCCGACGCGGTTTGCCTCGGTTACATCGGCTCGCGTCCGCCGGAAGGTGGCTACATCATCGCGGGTCAGCTCCTGACGACCTACTATTTCGTCCACTTCCTCGTGATCCTGCCGCTGCTCGGCTTCATCGAGACGCCGAAGCCGCTACCGGCTTCCATCGCCGATGATGTTCTTGCCAAGCACGGCGGCGGCGGAGGGCATCCCGCCGGAGCCGCGGCCAGCCCCGAGACTCGTGGTTGA
- the petA gene encoding ubiquinol-cytochrome c reductase iron-sulfur subunit, with protein MAEPTRRDILYIATGAVGVVATAGAIWPFIDQMNPDASTLALASIEVDISAIEAGQSITAKWRGKPVFIRNRTEKEVEEGKDVPLAELRDTNARNANLPDGSEATDENRAAPGQENLLVMIGVCTHLGCIPLGQQGDFGGWFCPCHGSHYDTAGRIRKGPAPENLHIPVYSFVSDTKLKIG; from the coding sequence ATGGCTGAACCAACCCGCCGGGATATTCTTTATATTGCCACTGGAGCCGTCGGCGTTGTTGCGACGGCCGGTGCCATCTGGCCCTTTATCGACCAGATGAACCCTGATGCGTCCACGCTCGCGCTGGCCTCCATCGAGGTCGACATCAGTGCCATCGAGGCCGGCCAGTCGATCACGGCCAAATGGCGCGGCAAGCCCGTCTTCATCCGCAACCGGACGGAAAAGGAAGTGGAGGAAGGCAAGGATGTGCCCTTGGCCGAGTTGCGCGACACCAACGCGCGCAACGCCAACCTGCCCGATGGCTCCGAGGCGACGGATGAGAACCGCGCTGCGCCGGGACAGGAGAACCTCCTCGTCATGATCGGTGTCTGCACCCACCTCGGCTGCATCCCGCTTGGCCAGCAGGGCGATTTCGGTGGCTGGTTCTGCCCCTGCCACGGGTCGCACTACGATACGGCCGGCCGCATCCGCAAGGGGCCGGCGCCTGAGAACCTGCATATTCCGGTCTATTCCTTCGTGTCCGACACGAAGTTGAAGATCGGTTGA
- a CDS encoding ABC transporter ATP-binding protein, with protein MHKIFSVFESLIDPFRLPERQVPIRPGTGFVAFALSIMKEIWPVILGLAFFSAVASTLEVFILWYVGRLVDLATPDNRAELFVTHFWDIAGYVALLLVGRPVLGFVQLLFRNQAFGASVGTLVRWRLHAYVSRHSVGYFQNDFAGRIAAKVGQAGNAFRTIVRMTTDQIWSVVVYIVGTGVMLASADPWLVLPIFLWLGAYAIFLRRALPLKRDNAGRLAEAISIFNGRLVDSYTNHQTVKLFAGQERDDGYILDAMQNGLERSYEQFRLSTGMSLTLWIINGALISAVTLMAIWFWQSGEISAGAIAGAIAMLSRIHALSQMTMGNLSDLYEAIGTIDNTLETLVVPHQVVDAPDARPLALTAGEIRFDHVRFHYGRGSGAVEEVALTIRPGEKIGLVGPSGAGKSTLVNLLLRFHDVEGGAVLIDGQDVRSLRQDTLRDAIAVVTQDTSLLHRSIRDNIKYGRPEATDEEMIEAARLASADGFIQGLVDARGRKAYDAHTGERGVKLSGGQRQRIAIARVLLKNAPILVLDEATSALDSEVEAAIQDSLAVLMEGKTVIAIAHRLSTIARMDRLVVLDKGRIVETGTHGELMRSGGLYARLWARQTGGFLGADMAVDVHAAE; from the coding sequence ATGCACAAGATTTTCAGCGTCTTCGAATCCCTGATCGATCCTTTCCGGCTTCCCGAGCGGCAGGTGCCCATCCGCCCCGGAACCGGATTTGTCGCCTTCGCGCTCTCGATCATGAAGGAAATCTGGCCGGTGATCCTGGGGCTGGCCTTCTTTTCGGCGGTCGCGTCCACGTTGGAGGTGTTCATTCTCTGGTATGTCGGGCGGCTGGTCGATCTTGCCACGCCGGACAACAGGGCCGAACTTTTCGTGACCCACTTCTGGGACATCGCCGGTTATGTCGCGCTGCTCCTTGTCGGTCGACCGGTGCTCGGTTTCGTCCAGCTTCTCTTCCGCAACCAGGCCTTCGGCGCTTCTGTCGGCACGCTCGTTCGCTGGCGGCTGCATGCCTATGTGTCGCGTCACTCGGTCGGCTATTTCCAGAACGATTTCGCCGGCCGGATCGCCGCCAAGGTCGGGCAGGCCGGCAATGCCTTCCGCACCATCGTGCGCATGACCACGGACCAGATCTGGTCCGTGGTGGTCTATATCGTCGGCACCGGCGTCATGCTGGCGTCGGCCGATCCCTGGCTGGTGCTGCCGATCTTCCTGTGGCTTGGCGCCTACGCCATCTTTCTCCGGCGCGCGCTACCGCTGAAGCGGGACAATGCCGGCCGCCTCGCCGAGGCCATCTCGATCTTCAACGGCCGCCTCGTCGACAGCTACACCAATCACCAGACGGTCAAGCTCTTCGCCGGCCAGGAACGCGACGACGGCTATATCCTCGACGCGATGCAGAACGGGCTGGAGCGTTCCTACGAGCAGTTCCGGCTCTCAACGGGCATGTCGCTAACGCTCTGGATCATCAACGGGGCGTTGATTTCCGCCGTCACGCTGATGGCGATCTGGTTCTGGCAGAGCGGCGAGATTTCGGCCGGCGCCATCGCCGGCGCCATCGCCATGCTCTCGCGCATCCATGCCCTGTCTCAGATGACGATGGGCAACCTCTCCGATCTCTACGAGGCAATCGGCACGATCGACAACACTCTGGAGACGCTGGTCGTCCCGCACCAGGTGGTCGACGCGCCGGACGCAAGGCCGCTGGCGCTGACCGCTGGCGAGATTCGCTTCGACCACGTGCGCTTCCACTATGGTCGCGGTTCGGGCGCGGTGGAGGAGGTGGCCCTCACCATCCGGCCGGGCGAGAAGATCGGCCTCGTCGGGCCTTCAGGGGCCGGCAAGTCGACGCTCGTCAACCTGCTCCTGCGCTTCCACGACGTGGAGGGCGGGGCGGTTCTCATCGACGGCCAGGATGTGCGCTCGCTGCGGCAGGATACACTGCGGGATGCGATCGCGGTCGTTACGCAGGACACTTCGCTGCTCCACCGTTCGATCCGCGACAACATCAAATACGGCCGGCCGGAGGCCACCGACGAGGAGATGATCGAGGCGGCACGGCTCGCCTCGGCGGACGGGTTCATTCAGGGGCTTGTCGATGCACGCGGCCGCAAGGCCTATGACGCCCACACGGGCGAGCGGGGCGTGAAACTCTCCGGCGGACAACGCCAGCGGATCGCCATTGCCCGGGTCCTGCTCAAGAACGCGCCGATCCTCGTCCTCGACGAGGCGACGTCGGCGCTCGATTCCGAGGTCGAGGCGGCGATCCAGGACAGTCTTGCGGTGCTGATGGAAGGCAAGACTGTTATCGCCATTGCGCATAGACTTTCGACCATCGCGCGCATGGACCGGCTGGTCGTGCTGGACAAAGGTCGAATCGTGGAAACGGGCACGCATGGCGAACTGATGCGCAGCGGCGGGCTCTATGCGCGCCTCTGGGCCCGGCAGACCGGCGGTTTTCTGGGTGCGGACATGGCCGTCGACGTTCACGCCGCGGAATAG
- a CDS encoding CorA family divalent cation transporter: MDPITDEIPGLVWAYRFDSAGHCAPLSGTFGEIAIPPSGFLWLHLSVTDIRLPGFLERLGLPKSVTTTLLQRELRSMLSSGEGYVYGVLPGFEADFEKSEEEPAPIGYFHLAVGKGIVITTRIRPLRSFSAIHGAIRNGIALERPASLFTAVMDAFHAEAVKMVASLTDEIDDIEDGVFDEKVHDERQRLGRIRRRLVSVHRNLRSATSLAESLDDDAIETLPEGMEAAANRVGQQLNILDLEVTSLQDRARLVQEEITTQLSWEMNRLLFVLSVISGLLLPPTLVTGFFGMNTPGLPFVSFAHGTLVALLIAIASGAFVGWLMIRAGMLHFGRRR; encoded by the coding sequence ATGGATCCCATCACGGACGAAATTCCGGGTCTGGTCTGGGCCTATCGCTTCGACAGCGCGGGCCACTGCGCTCCGCTCAGCGGCACCTTCGGCGAGATAGCGATCCCGCCGAGCGGGTTCCTCTGGCTGCACCTGTCGGTCACCGATATCCGTCTGCCCGGGTTCCTGGAGCGGCTCGGCCTTCCCAAGTCGGTGACGACGACGCTGCTTCAGCGCGAACTGCGCTCCATGCTGTCGTCCGGCGAGGGCTATGTCTACGGCGTGCTGCCGGGCTTTGAGGCCGATTTTGAAAAGAGCGAGGAAGAGCCCGCGCCGATCGGCTATTTCCACCTCGCCGTCGGCAAGGGCATCGTCATCACCACGCGCATCCGCCCGCTGAGGTCCTTTTCCGCCATCCACGGGGCGATCAGGAACGGCATCGCGCTCGAGCGTCCCGCTTCCCTCTTCACCGCCGTCATGGACGCCTTCCACGCCGAAGCGGTCAAGATGGTGGCAAGCCTCACCGACGAGATCGACGACATCGAGGACGGCGTCTTCGACGAGAAGGTCCACGACGAGCGCCAGCGCCTTGGCCGCATCCGCCGCCGCCTCGTCTCCGTCCATCGCAACCTGCGTTCGGCGACAAGCCTTGCCGAAAGTCTCGACGACGACGCCATCGAAACACTGCCCGAGGGGATGGAGGCCGCCGCCAACCGGGTCGGCCAGCAACTGAACATCCTGGACCTTGAGGTGACCTCGCTTCAGGACCGGGCAAGACTCGTGCAGGAAGAGATCACCACGCAGCTCTCCTGGGAAATGAACCGGCTGCTCTTCGTGCTCTCCGTCATTTCCGGTCTGCTGCTGCCGCCGACCCTCGTCACCGGCTTCTTCGGCATGAACACGCCGGGCTTGCCGTTCGTGAGCTTCGCCCACGGCACGCTCGTCGCTCTCCTGATCGCCATCGCCTCCGGCGCCTTCGTCGGCTGGCTGATGATCCGCGCCGGCATGCTGCATTTCGGCCGGCGGCGATAA
- a CDS encoding sugar phosphate isomerase/epimerase family protein, with protein sequence MTVTLPVIGACLPVETIAEYRDWLFEKDRDLELQSFHKAEVLNGDWTPIADEAKRLLDGHKGRIGIHGPFWGFTINSLDPDVRRLVERRLMQGLDVCDYIKGTHMVVHSPLTAWDYNNSGNYADSWSPVLEATHDTMKAVVRRAEDLGVALVIENIDDVDPSRRRLLVESFQSDAVRLSVDTGHAHYAHGSNGAAPVDYFVKDAGALLEHVHLQDADGYADRHWGIGEGTIRWHAVFRAIAELPQKPRLVLELRDAAKIPSSMEFIAENGLGQ encoded by the coding sequence ATGACTGTTACGCTGCCCGTCATCGGCGCCTGCCTACCCGTCGAGACCATAGCCGAGTATCGCGACTGGCTGTTCGAGAAGGATCGCGATCTTGAGCTTCAGAGCTTTCACAAGGCCGAAGTTCTGAACGGCGACTGGACGCCGATCGCGGACGAGGCCAAGCGGCTCCTCGACGGGCACAAGGGCCGCATCGGCATTCACGGGCCGTTCTGGGGCTTTACCATCAACTCGCTCGATCCCGATGTGCGCCGGCTGGTGGAACGGCGCCTGATGCAGGGGCTCGATGTCTGCGACTACATCAAGGGCACCCATATGGTGGTGCATTCGCCCCTGACCGCCTGGGACTACAACAACTCCGGCAACTATGCGGACAGCTGGAGCCCGGTGCTGGAGGCGACCCACGACACGATGAAGGCCGTGGTCCGGCGCGCCGAGGACCTGGGCGTTGCTCTCGTCATCGAGAATATCGACGATGTCGATCCCTCACGCCGGCGTCTTCTCGTCGAGAGTTTTCAGTCCGACGCCGTGAGGCTCTCCGTCGATACGGGCCACGCCCACTATGCGCATGGCAGCAACGGCGCCGCGCCGGTCGACTATTTCGTCAAGGACGCCGGCGCTCTGCTCGAACACGTCCATCTTCAGGATGCCGATGGCTATGCCGACCGGCACTGGGGGATCGGCGAGGGCACAATCCGCTGGCACGCGGTCTTCAGGGCCATTGCCGAACTGCCGCAAAAGCCACGCCTTGTTCTGGAATTGCGCGACGCGGCGAAGATCCCAAGCTCGATGGAATTTATCGCGGAGAACGGCCTCGGCCAGTAG
- the chrA gene encoding chromate efflux transporter → MSAGDESLSEAGKTEGSALEVFRVFLKLGLTSFGGPIAHLGYFRDELVIRRKWMDEAGYADLIALCQFMPGPASSQVGFSLGVLRGNGLAGGLAAWFAFTMPSALILLAFALGASAFTGPVAEGVLHGLKLVAVAVVAQAVWGMAKSLTPDRERAAIALAAVAIVVFIGGTFGQIGAIALGAVAGLQFCRAEVSASPGRLAFPVSRRNAIIALGFFAIFFVIPPLVAVATSSPALALFDAFYRSGALVFGGGHVVLPLLQAEVVAPGWVTNESFLAGYGLAQAVPGPLFTFAAYLGAAMAPAPSGVAGSAIALVAIFLPGLLLVYGMLPFWDAFRTRPSAQAAMRGANAAVVGILCAALYSPVWTSAVLSPRDFALALAGFLLLTVWKMPPWVVVVVLAVGGTLLSLV, encoded by the coding sequence ATGAGCGCGGGTGACGAAAGCCTTTCCGAGGCGGGAAAGACCGAGGGTTCGGCACTTGAGGTTTTTCGCGTGTTCCTCAAGCTCGGGCTTACGTCATTCGGCGGGCCGATCGCCCATCTCGGCTATTTTCGCGACGAACTGGTGATCCGGCGCAAATGGATGGACGAGGCCGGCTATGCCGACCTGATCGCGCTCTGTCAGTTCATGCCGGGCCCGGCGTCGAGCCAGGTGGGCTTTTCGCTCGGCGTCCTGCGCGGCAACGGCCTCGCGGGTGGGCTGGCGGCCTGGTTCGCCTTCACCATGCCCTCGGCCCTCATCCTGCTCGCCTTCGCGCTGGGGGCTTCCGCCTTCACCGGCCCGGTGGCGGAAGGCGTTCTCCACGGCCTGAAGCTGGTCGCCGTCGCGGTCGTCGCGCAGGCGGTCTGGGGCATGGCGAAGTCTCTCACGCCGGATCGGGAGCGTGCTGCCATCGCGCTTGCCGCCGTCGCCATTGTCGTCTTCATCGGCGGCACCTTCGGCCAGATCGGGGCGATCGCGCTCGGCGCCGTCGCCGGGCTTCAATTCTGCAGGGCGGAGGTGAGTGCATCGCCCGGCCGACTTGCGTTTCCGGTTTCGCGCCGAAACGCGATTATTGCGCTTGGGTTCTTCGCGATTTTCTTCGTGATCCCGCCTCTGGTGGCCGTGGCGACCAGTTCCCCGGCGCTTGCCCTGTTCGATGCCTTCTACCGCTCCGGCGCGCTGGTTTTCGGCGGCGGCCACGTCGTGCTGCCGTTGCTGCAGGCCGAGGTCGTGGCGCCTGGATGGGTCACGAATGAGTCCTTCCTCGCGGGCTATGGTCTGGCGCAGGCGGTTCCGGGGCCGCTCTTCACCTTCGCCGCCTATCTCGGCGCGGCCATGGCGCCGGCGCCGAGCGGTGTTGCGGGATCGGCCATTGCGCTTGTCGCGATCTTCCTGCCGGGCCTGCTGCTTGTCTACGGCATGCTGCCCTTCTGGGATGCCTTCCGGACGCGGCCCAGCGCGCAAGCCGCCATGCGCGGGGCGAACGCCGCCGTGGTCGGTATCCTCTGCGCGGCCCTCTACAGCCCGGTCTGGACCAGCGCCGTCCTGTCGCCCCGGGATTTTGCGCTGGCGCTTGCCGGTTTCCTGCTGCTCACGGTCTGGAAGATGCCGCCGTGGGTGGTGGTCGTGGTTCTCGCGGTCGGCGGAACGTTGCTTTCGCTGGTTTGA